Within the Immundisolibacter sp. genome, the region CGCCGTGCAGGCATTCCGGCGTGTTGCTGCGCCCAAGCAGCTCGCCGCCATGGCGACGCACGATGGGTCCTGCCCCCTTGCGGTACTCCGCGAGTAAATCCCAGTCCTTCACTTTCTGCGTGGCGAGCATGATGACGGCCATATCGGGGCTCCTGATTCAGGCCGCGCGCGGGCGGCGGGTGTGTTGCAGCAAGGCGTAAACGCGCTCGGCGCTGACCGGCAATTCCATGACCGCTGCGCCAATCGCGTCTGCCACCGCGTTGGCG harbors:
- a CDS encoding DUF1330 domain-containing protein — protein: MAVIMLATQKVKDWDLLAEYRKGAGPIVRRHGGELLGRSNTPECLHGEPADSAIVFRFPSREAVDAWLADPDYQPLKIIRDRAVDMNLLIVDAM